The following DNA comes from Eretmochelys imbricata isolate rEreImb1 chromosome 2, rEreImb1.hap1, whole genome shotgun sequence.
TAATTACTATGGAATAACATTTTAGactttcccagaatgcactgataCGAATAGTTACATAGTGGACAGACAAGTGTGGTTGACATAGTTTTTAGTGTTGTGAAAAAGCTTCTGGGTAGACATAGTTCAAacatttttgttatataactgggTCAGATTAGAAGGTCACAAATTGGTTATGGAAACATGGTTTGTACTTGTAGTGTATAGAGGGCTTTAGAAATTAATACTTTTTATTGTTTGAAAGCTAAGATTTCAAACTCTTTGTTCTCTAGACATCATCAGATAAAACTATGTCAGAATTAAAATGGAGAAAGAAAGCAAGATGTTAATCAGAATAATGTGATTTTAAAGTCCAATGGCTCACAAACTGACTGTGAATAAAATATAagtaagaataaaataaataaaaataaaagtaaaatacttTAATATCTTCTGGAACACTAGCTTTTCAATGGTATAATCTTTAAAGCTATCACTGGTCCTTCAGTCCAGCAGTACTCTGAAGTACTGCTCCAGGGCTGAATATAACAATTCCAAGATTTTGGACCTGCATAATTTTTTATCCCTGATTTAGACATTTTTGAAGTAAGCCTGCTTTCCTTCCTGTAATGTCCAGACTTTATGTGAATGAGTTGGCGAATTATGATATCCTCTATTGAATGGCCCCCAGAGAGGATAACTGACTTGCTTATTAATCCCAGCAAAGGGAGTTTGCCTTTAGCTCAAGTGTTTCACCTGCATTTTGGAGCTGAGACCAGTGTTCTAGTCTTGGCTACTTAAATCAGAGAATGTGTTATTTATCTGAACATTGCTTGTCATCTGTTTCATATGAATGTGTTACACCGCCAGTGCTAAGCTCCCCAGCCAATACTTGTCCCATCAGGCTTGCACACATTTTGTATCtcaaggaaggaaaaaagaaaagaagtaattAACTCACAACATGAAGATATAGGTACACTGATAGCCAGAATGATCCAGGCAATGTCCACCTTGGTGAGACAAATGGTTGCTCTGTGCTGGGGTTTATCCCCCTCAGTGACATGGGAAATATTCCCTGGCATGCCAGGCTTCCAGGTTCCAGCAGGCACCAGTCTGTTTAGAAAGTTTCCCGTTGCTGTGGAGCCAGCTGTTGAAATGGAGCCAGCCAACCTTGTGGTGGGTGCTGTGGAGAGAGCCTGGTTGGATAAAGTAGCATTATTCACCACGGTGTGCTGCGTCATGGAGGTTCCTTTAGGGTTTCCCATTGTAGGTGATGAAATGTTGACATCAAAGCTGGTCTGAACTGAATGACCTGCTGCTGTTGCAGTTCCAGGGCTGGCAAACAAAGGTACATTTGTACCTGGACTCAAGGTTACCCAAGAGTTATTTTTGCTCAGGATATCCCATATATCATAGTGTGTGGATTTAAAAGGCACCGACACTGTTTTGGGATCAGTCGATGGGCCAGCTGTTGGGGGGGTAAGATCTGCTCTCTGCATAACTAGCCATGTTCCATTTACCTGCTCTGCTTTTTTAAGGCCTTCCAAGGTGTTGCTGTGAAGAGAAGAGCTTGCGTCTGTCGTCGTTGCTGGCCTGGTACTATTGGGATCATTGGAGGCTGCAATCTGGGGCTGAAATGGATGGTTAGTAAATGGGCGCCTCAAAGTAGGAAAGGGAGAGT
Coding sequences within:
- the TMEM108 gene encoding transmembrane protein 108, with protein sequence MKRSLQVLYCQLFRVLLILALTEELVFAVQILPPSVSSRGLLTDTTAITAMGITPRHKGHRTTGPVPTTSHSTRPMEIPAPTIDQKQATSSHHAGKMETYHLYNQSALYSGQTRPKGKIFQIFKGSFTESTEPYLKTALHSPFPTLRRPFTNHPFQPQIAASNDPNSTRPATTTDASSSLHSNTLEGLKKAEQVNGTWLVMQRADLTPPTAGPSTDPKTVSVPFKSTHYDIWDILSKNNSWVTLSPGTNVPLFASPGTATAAGHSVQTSFDVNISSPTMGNPKGTSMTQHTVVNNATLSNQALSTAPTTRLAGSISTAGSTATGNFLNRLVPAGTWKPGMPGNISHVTEGDKPQHRATICLTKVDIAWIILAISVPISSCSVLLTVCCMRRKKKTSNPENNLSYWNNAITMDYFNRHAVELPREIQSLETSEDHLSEPRSPANGDYRDSGMVLVNPFCQETLFVGHEQVSEI